A genomic segment from Pleurodeles waltl isolate 20211129_DDA chromosome 9, aPleWal1.hap1.20221129, whole genome shotgun sequence encodes:
- the LOC138260501 gene encoding zinc-regulated GTPase metalloprotein activator 1A-like, producing MADASTDDEEDCPELIPIPEAPSPGARIPVTVITGYLGAGKTTLLRHILAGQHGKRVAVILNEFGEGGGLEQPLAVSRAGRLYEEWLELRNGCLCCSVKDSGVRAIEALMQKKGRFDYILLETTGLADPGAVASVFWLDAELGSDLYLDGIVAVVDAKHGLRHLSEEKAEGLVNEAARQVGLADLVIVNKTDLAPRGELDALTAAVRSINGVARLLETQRSRVDLSEVLDLHCFDGLSGTGLQEKLRQVQTTRPHLDLGILTVTLEVPGSLSEERLNTFLQNLLWERSARDRAGSPMEVIRMKGLVSLKEKRQQVVVQGVHELYDLEETLVDWGEEEERTNRLVFIGRNLDKDILKHLFISSVVEEKSS from the coding sequence ATGGCCGACGCCTCCACGGACGACGAGGAGGACTGCCCCGAGCTCATCCCCATCCCCGAGGCGCCGTCCCCGGGCGCCAGGATCCCCGTCACCGTCATCACCGGCTACCTGGGCGCGGGCAAGACCACGCTCCTCCGGCACATCCTGGCGGGGCAGCACGGCAAGCGCGTGGCCGTGATCCTGAACGAGTTCGGCGAGGGCGGCGGCCTGGAGCAGCCCCTGGCCGTCAGCCGGGCCGGGCGGCTCTACGAGGAGTGGCTGGAGCTGCGCAACGGCTGCCTCTGCTGCTCCGTCAAGGACAGCGGCGTCCGCGCCATCGAGGCCCTGATGCAGAAGAAGGGCCGCTTCGACTACATCCTGCTGGAGACCACCGGGCTGGCCGACCCGGGCGCCGTGGCCTCCGTCTTCTGGCTGGACGCCGAGCTGGGCAGCGACCTCTACCTGGACGGCATCGTGGCCGTGGTGGACGCCAAGCACGGGCTGCGGCACCTGAGCGAGGAGAAGGCCGAAGGCCTGGTCAACGAGGCGGCCAGGCAGGTGGGCCTGGCCGACCTGGTCATCGTCAATAAAACGGACCTGGCCCCGCGGGGGGAGCTGGACGCCCTGACGGCCGCCGTGCGCTCCATCAACGGGGTGGCCAGGCTGCTGGAGACGCAGAGGTCGAGGGTGGACCTCTCGGAGGTGCTGGACCTGCACTGCTTCGACGGGCTCTCGGGGACCGGCCTGCAGGAGAAGCTGCGGCAGGTGCAGACGACGCGGCCGCACCTGGACCTCGGGATCCTCACGGTCACGCTGGAGGTGCCGGGGAGCCTCAGCGAGGAGCGCCTCAATACCTTCCTGCAGAACCTCCTGTGGGAAAGGAGCGCCAGAGACCGGGCGGGGAGCCCCATGGAAGTCATCAGGATGAAGGGTCTGGTGTCTCTGAAGGAGAAGAGGCAGCAGGTGGTCGTCCAAGGTGTACACGAGCTTTACGACCTCGAGGAGACGCTGGTGGACtggggggaggaagaggagaggacAAATCGATTGGTCTTCATAGGTAGAAACTTGGATAAGGATATTCTTAAGCACCTCTTTATCAGTTCAGTGGTGGAAGAAAAAAGCAGTTGA